The following are encoded in a window of Candidatus Bathyarchaeum sp. genomic DNA:
- a CDS encoding ribosome biogenesis/translation initiation ATPase RLI codes for MVRIAVLDEERCESKRCGRPCFRFCPPVRNKIEAIVFEGETPKIVESLCVGCGICVRKCPFKAISIVNLADELEEDCSHRFGPNTFKLFRLPTPSPGVVLGLLGQNGIGKTTALHVLSGELKPNLGRFDDPPSWEDLILHFRGSTLQDYFLKVSEGNMKVVHKPQYVDRISRVVSGKVGDLLGKVDERGKLAELKKQLQLETIWNRDLKVLSGGELQRVAVAASICREADVYLFDEPTSYLDVKQRLNAAKAIRSLKDAGKTVIVAEHDLAILDYLSDQICIFYGDPGVYGVVSHVHGVRVGINIYLEGYIPDENVRFRSEPIKFHVRPPHAGHTVSETLLEWTEITKSFEDFEFKSRPGEVKRGEVVGIFGPNGIGKTTFVKMLAGLEKTDSGETTADKDMKISYKPQYITPQYSGTVEDLLKEAADKAFGTGLYHTQVLQPLKLPDLMERDVTELSGGELQRVAIAACLSREADLYLLDEPSAYLDVEDRLSAARTIRRVIENKKVTALVVEHDVVAQDFIADRLMIFEGEPGIRGYANPPTDLRNGMNSFLENMKITFRRDPQTKRPRVNKEGSRLDREQKDLGEYYYLNTAEEG; via the coding sequence ATGGTTCGAATAGCAGTCCTTGACGAAGAAAGATGCGAATCCAAACGCTGCGGTAGACCATGTTTTCGGTTCTGTCCCCCCGTAAGAAACAAGATTGAAGCCATCGTCTTCGAAGGCGAAACCCCCAAAATCGTAGAGAGCCTATGCGTAGGCTGTGGAATCTGCGTACGAAAATGCCCGTTTAAAGCAATCTCCATAGTAAACCTAGCCGACGAACTAGAAGAAGACTGCAGCCACAGATTCGGACCCAACACTTTCAAACTGTTCCGACTCCCTACTCCCTCCCCTGGAGTCGTTTTAGGCCTTTTAGGACAAAACGGAATTGGAAAAACAACTGCACTACATGTTCTTTCGGGGGAACTCAAACCCAACCTTGGACGATTTGACGATCCTCCCTCGTGGGAGGATTTAATTTTGCATTTTAGGGGCTCAACTTTACAGGATTACTTCCTAAAAGTCAGCGAAGGCAACATGAAAGTTGTCCACAAACCCCAATATGTGGACAGAATTTCCCGAGTAGTTTCAGGCAAAGTTGGTGACCTGCTCGGAAAAGTTGACGAGCGAGGTAAGTTGGCTGAACTTAAAAAGCAGTTGCAGCTAGAAACAATCTGGAACCGCGACCTCAAAGTCTTAAGTGGAGGAGAACTCCAACGAGTAGCAGTTGCAGCATCAATTTGTCGCGAAGCTGACGTTTACCTTTTTGACGAACCTACCAGTTATCTGGACGTTAAACAGCGTCTGAATGCTGCTAAAGCCATTCGATCATTGAAGGATGCTGGCAAAACAGTTATTGTTGCGGAGCACGACCTTGCGATTTTAGACTATCTTTCTGACCAAATCTGCATCTTTTATGGTGACCCAGGCGTCTACGGTGTTGTTTCCCATGTTCATGGAGTGCGGGTTGGAATCAACATTTACCTTGAAGGTTACATCCCTGACGAAAACGTCAGGTTCAGATCCGAACCCATAAAATTCCATGTTAGACCCCCCCATGCAGGACATACTGTTTCTGAAACCCTTTTGGAATGGACAGAAATTACCAAATCATTTGAGGACTTTGAGTTCAAATCACGTCCTGGAGAAGTAAAACGAGGGGAAGTAGTCGGAATCTTTGGACCCAACGGAATCGGAAAAACAACCTTTGTAAAAATGCTTGCAGGACTTGAAAAAACAGATTCTGGGGAAACCACCGCAGATAAAGATATGAAAATCAGCTATAAACCCCAGTACATTACTCCTCAATACAGCGGAACAGTAGAAGACCTTCTCAAAGAAGCTGCAGACAAAGCCTTTGGAACTGGCTTGTATCACACTCAGGTTTTACAGCCTCTTAAACTGCCCGATCTTATGGAACGGGACGTAACCGAACTCAGCGGCGGAGAACTCCAACGCGTAGCAATCGCTGCATGTCTCTCCCGAGAAGCAGACCTTTACCTTCTGGACGAACCCAGCGCCTACCTAGATGTAGAAGACAGACTTTCAGCCGCCCGCACAATCAGGCGCGTAATCGAAAACAAAAAAGTAACTGCCCTAGTTGTAGAACACGACGTAGTAGCCCAAGACTTCATCGCAGACCGCCTCATGATTTTCGAAGGCGAACCCGGAATTCGAGGATATGCAAACCCACCAACTGATCTGCGAAACGGCATGAACAGTTTTCTAGAAAACATGAAGATCACCTTCCGACGTGACCCTCAAACCAAACGCCCTAGAGTGAACAAAGAAGGCTCCCGACTGGACCGCGAACAAAAAGACCTAGGAGAATACTATTACCTCAACACAGCAGAAGAGGGTTAA
- a CDS encoding TIGR00266 family protein, with protein sequence MEYEIKYKPSYSMLVVKLDTNETVTAEAGSMTYMAPNIKVNTRKREKSLLGSIGLSLFGRQSFFVNDYTAENSPGEAAFVAAPVGDIETLDVSAKQGYIIQSASYIASTQSVDLDMKWQGFTKGLFGQGLFMIKAKGEGKLFINTFGAIDKHSLKAGETLIVDNFHLVAFSDTCDYKVRKFGGLKSTILGGEGLVTEIQGPGDIYIQTKNLNEFVEWLWTLLGPRVKSRSR encoded by the coding sequence TTGGAGTATGAAATTAAGTATAAACCATCATATTCGATGCTAGTTGTGAAATTAGACACAAACGAAACCGTAACCGCGGAAGCAGGCTCCATGACCTACATGGCTCCCAACATAAAAGTAAACACTCGCAAACGGGAAAAAAGCTTGCTGGGCAGTATAGGCTTGTCCCTTTTTGGCCGCCAATCATTTTTTGTTAACGACTATACCGCTGAAAACAGTCCAGGTGAAGCAGCATTTGTTGCAGCTCCAGTTGGTGACATTGAAACGTTGGATGTTTCAGCAAAACAAGGATACATTATACAATCAGCATCCTATATTGCATCCACTCAAAGTGTAGACCTAGACATGAAATGGCAAGGCTTCACCAAGGGCTTGTTTGGTCAGGGCTTGTTTATGATCAAAGCAAAAGGCGAAGGAAAACTGTTCATCAACACGTTTGGAGCCATCGACAAGCATAGCCTCAAAGCTGGAGAAACTTTGATTGTTGATAACTTCCATCTTGTTGCCTTTAGTGACACTTGTGATTATAAGGTTCGAAAGTTTGGCGGTTTGAAATCAACCATACTTGGCGGTGAAGGACTAGTAACAGAAATTCAAGGTCCAGGAGACATTTACATACAAACCAAAAACTTAAACGAGTTTGTGGAGTGGCTTTGGACCCTTCTTGGACCCCGAGTTAAATCACGGTCAAGATAA